A genomic stretch from Flavobacterium sp. KS-LB2 includes:
- a CDS encoding Bax inhibitor-1/YccA family protein, whose protein sequence is MNFNSKNPFLNNKTFSTAVSKNEEVHHATIIDYNNEMTLSGTINKSLILFLLLTASATVIWWLTFNGMNPIVPAIGGAIVGLVLVLISAFKPQYSPYLAPGYALFEGLFIGGISAIFEAMYPGIVIQAVGATFVTFMVCLGLYKFKIVKVTEQFKSVVVAATLAIATYYLISWLFSMFTSFVPVHYGNSIMSIGISVFVIVIAALNLFLDFDRIEKGAEQKMPKYMEWYGAMGLMITLVWLYIEFLRLLSKLNSKN, encoded by the coding sequence ATGAATTTCAATTCTAAAAATCCATTTTTAAATAACAAAACATTTTCCACTGCTGTTTCAAAAAATGAGGAAGTACATCATGCTACAATCATCGATTATAACAATGAAATGACTTTGTCAGGAACTATAAATAAGAGTTTGATTTTATTTTTACTTCTTACTGCATCAGCAACAGTCATCTGGTGGTTGACTTTTAATGGTATGAACCCTATAGTTCCTGCAATTGGAGGCGCAATTGTTGGATTAGTTTTAGTTCTTATTTCAGCTTTCAAACCACAATACTCTCCCTATTTAGCTCCTGGATACGCTTTATTTGAAGGGCTATTTATTGGTGGAATTTCAGCAATATTTGAAGCCATGTATCCAGGGATTGTAATTCAAGCCGTTGGAGCAACGTTTGTCACATTTATGGTTTGTCTGGGATTGTATAAATTTAAAATCGTAAAAGTAACGGAACAATTCAAATCAGTTGTTGTAGCAGCTACACTTGCTATAGCGACTTATTATCTAATATCTTGGTTGTTTTCTATGTTTACTAGCTTTGTGCCTGTTCATTATGGCAATTCGATTATGAGTATTGGAATTAGTGTTTTTGTAATTGTAATTGCTGCTTTGAATCTATTTTTAGATTTTGACCGAATCGAAAAAGGAGCCGAACAAAAAATGCCAAAATATATGGAATGGTATGGTGCAATGGGATTAATGATTACATTGGTTTGGTTGTATATCGAGTTTTTAAGATTACTCTCTAAATTGAATAGTAAAAATTAA